GACACCTCGGGAACTTCGCCCGCAACGATGGCAACGGTAGCGAGGGCAAGGAAGCTCAACGCCATCCGATGCCCACCATCGACCAGCTCATGGCCTGGTCTGCCAGGTTCTACCCCGACCTCACGGGGATCCGGCTGCGCTCGATCGTGACCGGCAAGATGGGCAGGCTGTGCTGGGGCTACTCGAATCCTTCGGCCAGGACGGGAGACATCCAGGAAGTGCGGTCCGAGCGCGACCCGGTCAAGATCTTCAATGCGATCTTCGAACCCACCAGCGGGCCTTCTGGCAAACCGCGGCAACCTATCGTGGACCGTGTGATCGAGAGCTACCGCAGTCTAAAGCAATCCAACCGCAGGCTCTCCGGGGCCGATCGCCAGCGCCTCGACGATCATATGGACCGCCTGTCCGAGTTGCAACGGCGCCTGAGCACGCGTGTCCGGCACGCGACCTGCAATGACCTGAGCGCGCCGGCATCGAGCACGGACCCTCGAGGATACTACCAGGCGCTCAACGACGTGATCGCAGCAGCCTTCCTATGCGGTGCAAGTCGAATCGCGGTTGTGGGGGTGGTGGAGGAGGTCTTCGTTGCGCACGGCGGTGACTGGCATCAGGCCGTGGCTCACCAGTGGGAAAAACCAGACGCACAGCTCAAGCTGCAGCAAGCGAACGGCGCCGTCTTTCGGGAGGTGTTTCTCGATCTCGCGCGAAAGCTCGACGTGGAAGACGGTGCGGGCTCCAGCGTGCTGGACAGTACTCTGATCGTCTGGTGTAACGAAAGCGGTGAGGAAACGCACAACGCGAGAAGTATGCCGGTGATCACGGCTGGTAGCGCTGCGGGGTTCCTGAAGACAGGGGTTTGCGTCGACTACCGGCGGCGCACGCAGGAGGGAATGACCCAGAAGTGGGGCAAGGAACGCGGCTACTCTGGCTTGACGTACAACCAGTGGCTGGCAACCGTGCTCCAGGCGATGGGGCTTCCGCAAAAGGAATGGCAGGGAGTGGAACACAACGGCCCTACCGGATACGGCTATCCATACGTCTCGGACGCCTACCGCCCCACCCACGCACATGGCGTGATCCAAAACGCGAGCGACGTGCTGCCGTTGTTGAAGGCTTAGCCAGCTCGCGTCACCGGCCCGTCCGTGCGACCATTCCCTACGCCCCTTTGCCAGGCGCCGGCGGCTATCAAGCCGATGCCCCCGAGCTCCAGGATCCGGTTCGTCCGCAGGTCGGCAACGCGCACTCCGAGCATCTCGTCGACGTGGTGGAATGAGGCGGCTCGGATCACCACGAAGCTGATGAGCAAGGCACTGCCGGCGAGCGGGAGGCGCAGCTGCCTCAGCTGACCACGGGCGAACCACAGGAGCACTGCAACGCAGCCGAGGCCACCGAGCCCCACCACAGAGATCAACACAGCTTGCAGCGTCCTGCGCTGATCGTACCAGCCCAGTTCCGTGACAACGTGACGAGCCGACACGGTGAACCAGGTTTGGAGGTCGAGTTGTTTGTTCACCCCCAGCAGCAGCAGCAGCATGCACAGCCCCAACCACAGGCCGGCCACACGCTGCGGGCGCGAGGCTTCCATGGGTGCCCGGCGGCGCCAGCAAAGGGCGGCTGCCGCGAAGTAGGCAAACACCGTGAACCACCCCACGAAGCTGGGGTCGCCGATCCCGGGCTCCCAGCCTCCCGCGGCCGAGGGTGCAAGCGAAAGCCAAGGTGCGACGTGAGCCAGGCCTGAAAGCGTGTTTCTCACGACCTGGGCTCAGGCTCGCGGGCCTGCTCTGTCCGACGCTCGGTCCGCACCCAGTTTCTTTCCTGTCTGCCAAGCAAGAACGACAAGTAGATCGGAATCTTCCAGAGCACATAAGCCGGCACCGTGAGGATGAAGCGCATGGGAATCTCGCGGCGAGCGAAGCGTGCCCAGGAAATGAGCACGGCGGCGCAGAGTGCCAGAAGGCCTGCGCCAGAGATGAACAACGCAAGCGGAGAGGCTCCGGCCCACGCGAGGCACGCTCCTCCAGCGATCAAAAGAAGCTGCAAGCTCACCAAAAACGCCAGCGGTGGGACCATGAGGTCGAGGCCCTGTGCAATGAGCTCCTTGCGACCTTCGTAGAGGCCACGCAGCAACAGCCGGGGTGCCGTGCTGACGAGTGCAGCCAGGTGGCCGTGCTCCCAACGGCGACGTT
The nucleotide sequence above comes from Pseudomonadota bacterium. Encoded proteins:
- a CDS encoding DUF1552 domain-containing protein, whose protein sequence is MHRKARNLARRQFLYGGGGFALALPWLPSLLPSGAKARAPREPRFVAIASNHGGLFEDKIFPPERLLGPDQPLYPGHAIRSGTLRATQQGGQSVISEVLRAPTSELTSSLVAKMNVLRGLDIPFYIGHHTGGHLGNFARNDGNGSEGKEAQRHPMPTIDQLMAWSARFYPDLTGIRLRSIVTGKMGRLCWGYSNPSARTGDIQEVRSERDPVKIFNAIFEPTSGPSGKPRQPIVDRVIESYRSLKQSNRRLSGADRQRLDDHMDRLSELQRRLSTRVRHATCNDLSAPASSTDPRGYYQALNDVIAAAFLCGASRIAVVGVVEEVFVAHGGDWHQAVAHQWEKPDAQLKLQQANGAVFREVFLDLARKLDVEDGAGSSVLDSTLIVWCNESGEETHNARSMPVITAGSAAGFLKTGVCVDYRRRTQEGMTQKWGKERGYSGLTYNQWLATVLQAMGLPQKEWQGVEHNGPTGYGYPYVSDAYRPTHAHGVIQNASDVLPLLKA